A genomic window from Candidatus Ancaeobacter aquaticus includes:
- a CDS encoding SH3 domain-containing protein, with protein MKKYLYILIVFMAVFFVSETCYAKTITVRQKKAKVRKLPKFYAPSIATVLRGDWLDEMGKQNQWIKVKTSSGAVGWIHASSCVLKKLNLSHAGKVGTGNISADEVALAGKGFNPLVEKKYREENPGFNYALLDQIEAIEIGDYELVEFMREGKLGEFGGVSCDQ; from the coding sequence ATGAAGAAATATCTATATATTCTAATTGTGTTTATGGCAGTGTTTTTTGTTTCCGAGACGTGTTACGCTAAAACTATTACTGTAAGGCAAAAGAAAGCAAAAGTCAGGAAACTTCCAAAATTTTATGCGCCATCAATAGCAACTGTCTTACGAGGAGATTGGTTGGATGAAATGGGGAAACAAAATCAGTGGATAAAGGTTAAAACTTCATCCGGTGCTGTTGGATGGATCCATGCCTCATCATGTGTTTTAAAAAAGCTTAATCTGTCACATGCCGGTAAAGTCGGTACGGGAAATATTTCTGCTGATGAAGTAGCGCTTGCAGGTAAAGGATTTAATCCGTTGGTTGAAAAAAAATATAGAGAAGAAAATCCAGGGTTTAATTATGCCTTGTTAGATCAAATAGAGGCTATTGAAATAGGAGATTATGAATTAGTTGAGTTTATGCGAGAAGGAAAACTCGGCGAGTTTGGAGGTGTCTCATGCGATCAATAA
- a CDS encoding Nramp family divalent metal transporter, whose translation MSVSVRRFQWWKRAAIFFAVMGPGIITANVDNDAGGITTYSLCGANFGYTLLWSLIPIGILLIMVQEMCNRMGVVTGKGLSSLIRERFGLKITFYLMLGLLFTNLGNIIAEFAGIAASMELFGISKYISVPISAGFVWWLVTKGTYRSVEKAFLVACLFYLAYVVSGFLAKPDWGEVAKCTLIPQFQLKGPYLIMLVGLIGTTIAPWMQFYQQASVVEKGIKIEDYKYSRWDTIIGGVVVTVIAFFIIVVCGATLFKSGITIHTAKDAAMALKPLAGEHCMVLFAIGLLVASLFAASILPLATSFFVCEAFGYESGVNKTFSEAPQFYILYSILIIIGGGIILFPNAPLIPIMLISQVINGVMLPFILVAMILLVNNVKLMGSYVNSKFYNYFSWIAAAIISVLSIVMIVFLFL comes from the coding sequence ATGAGCGTGAGTGTAAGGCGTTTTCAGTGGTGGAAAAGAGCTGCGATATTTTTTGCAGTTATGGGTCCCGGTATAATTACGGCAAATGTCGATAATGATGCAGGTGGGATTACCACATATTCTTTGTGTGGCGCGAATTTTGGATATACTCTTTTGTGGTCACTTATCCCGATAGGGATACTCCTTATAATGGTCCAGGAAATGTGTAACCGAATGGGGGTCGTTACCGGAAAAGGATTGTCATCCCTTATACGCGAACGTTTTGGTTTAAAAATTACGTTTTATCTTATGTTAGGGCTCCTTTTTACAAATCTAGGAAATATCATTGCAGAATTTGCGGGTATTGCAGCAAGTATGGAGCTTTTCGGTATCAGTAAATATATTTCAGTTCCTATTAGTGCGGGGTTTGTGTGGTGGCTAGTCACAAAGGGAACATATAGAAGTGTAGAAAAAGCATTTCTTGTTGCGTGCTTATTTTATTTGGCGTACGTAGTAAGTGGTTTTCTTGCTAAACCTGATTGGGGTGAAGTTGCTAAGTGTACATTGATCCCGCAATTCCAATTAAAGGGCCCGTACCTTATTATGTTAGTCGGACTTATCGGAACGACTATTGCTCCTTGGATGCAGTTTTATCAACAGGCGAGTGTTGTTGAAAAAGGGATAAAGATTGAAGATTATAAATATTCTCGCTGGGACACGATCATTGGCGGAGTGGTGGTAACGGTAATTGCTTTTTTTATAATAGTGGTATGTGGCGCGACACTTTTTAAATCAGGAATTACCATCCATACCGCAAAAGATGCAGCTATGGCGCTAAAACCACTTGCGGGGGAACATTGCATGGTACTGTTTGCTATCGGCCTTTTAGTTGCGTCACTATTTGCGGCATCGATATTACCACTTGCAACATCGTTTTTTGTATGCGAGGCATTTGGCTATGAGTCAGGAGTGAACAAGACCTTCTCTGAAGCCCCGCAATTCTATATTCTTTATTCAATACTCATTATTATTGGGGGCGGGATAATATTGTTCCCCAATGCACCGCTTATACCCATCATGCTTATTTCTCAGGTCATTAATGGTGTCATGTTGCCGTTTATATTAGTCGCGATGATACTGCTGGTAAATAATGTGAAGCTTATGGGTAGTTATGTAAATTCAAAATTTTATAACTACTTTTCCTGGATTGCTGCTGCGATAATTAGCGTACTCAGTATCGTGATGATCGTATTTCTTTTTCTGTAG
- a CDS encoding glycosyltransferase family 39 protein, with translation MLYIIILTIVGYILFFLGNGSFPLIGDSEGNYAELAREMMEMKDFIVPHLNYVPYLEKPPFFYWLTALTYKVMGCNEAAARLWAAIPALGLVIITYGAGARLKNRLYGFMSALILGTSFGFIMMSKICYMDMLFSCLIGLSLLLFYVGIEKHARKYFYMFYIVLALAVLTKGFAGIILPVLVIIAYICVTRRWRILKNIYLLEGVIIFIVVAAPWHVAAAIKNKEFLWYYFINEHVYRYLGIRYPIDYFHGPIYYHVLRLFAMLFPWSIFIPAGIYYYIKKIGKKENWLFFAVWFLTILIFFSLSKAKANYYMLSALVPVALCIGLVWEAGIVDMARKIERRIVAITFSIYILAGFACLTLLLIYPQIVCDNLSIEVYPASVLMLFFMMLGALLSVFLFFRDKRTTAFIVFLIGVGCAGVVLSQNTFLVNDEKSANEHAYIINTHYNDGDLIVIRGKYERNSTASFYLKKRAYVVCEPWRVDGDLDFGSRYPEHRKYFVNWNEFEQLFNGHKRVFFITKEPGDFDILKNMFPDRTRLMYDSYGRYLITNQKDIYDR, from the coding sequence ATGTTGTACATTATAATTTTAACAATTGTTGGATACATTCTCTTTTTTCTGGGCAATGGCTCATTTCCATTAATCGGTGATAGTGAAGGAAACTACGCTGAGTTAGCACGTGAAATGATGGAAATGAAAGATTTTATTGTTCCCCATTTGAATTATGTTCCTTATCTTGAAAAACCACCTTTTTTTTACTGGCTTACCGCATTAACCTATAAAGTCATGGGGTGTAATGAAGCAGCAGCACGTTTATGGGCTGCTATTCCCGCACTAGGACTGGTTATAATTACTTATGGCGCAGGTGCGCGACTCAAAAACCGTTTATATGGGTTCATGTCTGCACTTATCCTAGGGACAAGTTTTGGATTTATTATGATGTCCAAAATTTGTTATATGGACATGCTCTTTTCATGCTTGATTGGACTCTCTCTTCTGTTGTTTTATGTGGGAATAGAGAAGCATGCGCGCAAGTATTTTTATATGTTTTATATTGTATTGGCACTTGCTGTTCTTACAAAAGGATTCGCAGGAATAATTTTACCGGTACTTGTTATTATCGCGTATATCTGTGTTACGCGAAGATGGCGCATACTAAAGAATATATATCTACTCGAAGGGGTAATCATCTTTATTGTTGTTGCCGCACCGTGGCATGTCGCCGCCGCAATTAAGAATAAGGAATTTCTGTGGTATTATTTTATTAATGAACATGTCTATCGATACCTTGGTATACGGTATCCGATAGATTATTTTCATGGTCCTATCTATTACCATGTACTGAGATTATTCGCCATGCTTTTCCCGTGGAGTATTTTTATTCCTGCAGGCATTTACTATTATATAAAAAAGATCGGTAAAAAAGAGAACTGGCTATTTTTTGCGGTATGGTTCCTTACCATTCTTATTTTCTTTTCTCTTTCTAAAGCGAAAGCAAATTATTATATGCTCTCTGCACTTGTACCGGTTGCTTTATGTATAGGACTTGTGTGGGAGGCGGGCATTGTTGATATGGCGCGAAAAATTGAAAGACGAATAGTTGCAATAACTTTTAGTATATATATCTTAGCAGGATTTGCATGTTTGACGCTTCTACTGATCTATCCACAGATTGTGTGTGATAATCTTTCTATAGAAGTATATCCGGCATCTGTGCTTATGCTCTTTTTTATGATGTTGGGTGCGCTCCTATCAGTATTTTTGTTTTTTAGAGATAAACGAACAACTGCGTTTATCGTGTTTCTTATAGGGGTAGGTTGTGCAGGTGTTGTCTTGTCTCAAAATACGTTCTTAGTGAATGATGAGAAATCTGCGAATGAGCATGCTTACATTATTAATACGCATTATAATGATGGTGATCTCATTGTTATTAGAGGTAAGTATGAAAGAAACTCAACTGCCTCATTCTACCTCAAAAAACGCGCTTACGTTGTGTGCGAACCATGGAGAGTAGACGGTGATCTTGATTTTGGCAGTAGGTATCCAGAGCACAGGAAATATTTTGTAAACTGGAATGAATTTGAGCAGTTGTTTAACGGGCACAAAAGAGTGTTTTTTATTACAAAAGAGCCGGGTGATTTTGATATCTTGAAAAATATGTTTCCAGATAGAACACGACTCATGTATGATTCATATGGAAGATATTTGATTACGAATCAAAAGGATATATATGATCGATAA
- a CDS encoding CBS domain-containing protein → MIDKHKHFLYFTEMLDCEVIEQDTSVMIGRIVDLVASTKELYPRIVGALIMQKKTKKQMIIPWNKLEYVKNRMYLLKGEYQDLLKVYEPSEGEFLLKDEYLDMQIVDTYGANVVRVNDFHLLKEKDILWVVHADVGARGIMRRLGFEKIVDNITHWLFDYTLKERFISWKYVQSLDEPGKPSSVLKLKVTQQKLSGLWPADLAEIIEDLGMKERMNLFRALDTETAANVIKEVSPHVRKTVFEAIGKEKGTQIFKELPVDDIADIIVELPDRKAEVLLSTLDKEEVEKIREIAAVPKNEAGSFMELDYITLSADMTVQAALEKIRKAAQEIELINYIYITDDDNSLRGVTTLRRIMINEPDTKIGEFMHENVIRVKVDTNRKEVMRMFAKYDFDVLPVTDDENQLEGVIALKNSLEELVPQLARE, encoded by the coding sequence ATGATCGATAAACATAAACATTTTCTTTATTTTACCGAGATGTTGGATTGCGAGGTTATTGAACAGGATACCTCTGTTATGATAGGGCGTATTGTTGATTTAGTTGCATCTACTAAGGAGCTATATCCACGGATTGTCGGCGCACTTATTATGCAAAAGAAAACGAAAAAACAGATGATTATTCCGTGGAACAAACTCGAATATGTTAAAAATCGTATGTATTTGTTGAAGGGTGAGTATCAAGATCTTCTCAAAGTGTATGAACCTTCCGAAGGTGAGTTTCTATTGAAAGATGAATATCTCGATATGCAAATAGTGGATACGTATGGAGCGAATGTTGTGCGTGTGAATGATTTTCACTTGTTGAAAGAAAAAGATATTCTTTGGGTTGTGCATGCGGATGTAGGTGCACGAGGGATTATGCGTCGATTAGGATTTGAGAAAATCGTTGATAATATTACACACTGGTTATTTGACTACACCTTGAAAGAACGTTTTATTTCATGGAAATATGTACAAAGTCTTGATGAGCCTGGAAAGCCTTCTTCTGTCCTTAAACTAAAAGTTACACAACAAAAGTTGTCAGGTTTGTGGCCTGCTGATTTAGCTGAAATTATTGAAGATCTCGGTATGAAGGAAAGGATGAATCTTTTTAGGGCGCTTGATACTGAAACCGCAGCAAATGTAATAAAAGAAGTGAGTCCGCATGTGAGAAAGACAGTTTTTGAGGCGATTGGAAAAGAAAAAGGCACGCAGATATTTAAAGAATTACCGGTAGATGATATTGCAGATATTATAGTTGAGCTTCCGGATAGGAAAGCAGAAGTCCTTTTAAGTACATTAGATAAAGAAGAAGTTGAAAAAATAAGAGAGATTGCTGCTGTCCCTAAAAATGAAGCGGGTAGTTTTATGGAGCTTGATTATATTACGTTGAGTGCTGATATGACGGTACAAGCAGCTTTAGAAAAAATACGTAAAGCTGCTCAAGAAATAGAATTAATAAATTATATTTATATAACTGATGATGATAATAGTCTTAGAGGTGTGACCACATTAAGAAGGATTATGATCAATGAGCCAGATACCAAGATCGGTGAGTTTATGCATGAGAATGTGATTCGCGTAAAGGTTGATACTAATCGAAAAGAAGTAATGCGAATGTTTGCTAAATATGATTTTGATGTGCTGCCGGTTACTGATGATGAAAATCAGCTTGAAGGGGTGATAGCATTAAAGAATTCTCTCGAAGAATTAGTTCCTCAACTTGCTAGGGAGTAA
- a CDS encoding M48 family metalloprotease, with translation MRSIMKNGILLLFCAFTLVLHGCQTMDGALQAAASVASQTGYLPSGAGSAIANTGSAFFKAAEGITEEQEYYLGRAIAVNLFDKYGNYDNPELLHYVNKVGNTVLYASGTPGTYGGYHFIVLDSDEVNAMATPGGYVFITKGTLKLVQNEDELANILAHEIAHVKLKHGVGTIKSSRLSNLAAITASEAGNYALNQYTDVNVGSLKDVMQGAVTDITNDLVTKGYSRSKEYEADAMAIEIVTKAGYNPSGLRTFLVNMDAMNEGNETGGWFKTHPKAKDRINRIDKKLAGKSISNPVYSIRTERFVREKEKMN, from the coding sequence ATGCGATCAATAATGAAAAACGGTATACTTCTTTTATTTTGTGCGTTTACACTTGTATTACATGGTTGTCAGACAATGGATGGAGCCCTCCAGGCTGCAGCATCTGTTGCATCTCAAACTGGATATCTTCCATCAGGTGCAGGGAGCGCAATAGCCAATACGGGATCAGCTTTTTTTAAAGCAGCGGAAGGCATAACCGAGGAACAAGAATACTATTTAGGGCGCGCTATTGCGGTTAATTTATTCGATAAATATGGCAACTATGATAATCCTGAATTGTTGCATTATGTTAATAAGGTAGGAAATACGGTGCTCTATGCCTCTGGTACGCCGGGGACATACGGTGGATACCATTTTATAGTACTTGATTCGGATGAGGTTAATGCTATGGCCACACCGGGAGGATATGTCTTTATTACGAAAGGTACATTAAAGCTGGTACAAAATGAAGATGAACTAGCAAATATCCTTGCCCATGAAATAGCACATGTTAAATTAAAACATGGTGTAGGAACAATTAAAAGCTCACGTCTTTCCAATCTTGCGGCAATTACTGCATCTGAAGCAGGAAACTATGCTCTTAATCAATATACGGATGTCAATGTCGGAAGTCTTAAAGATGTCATGCAAGGTGCGGTAACAGATATAACCAACGATCTTGTCACAAAAGGATATAGTAGAAGCAAGGAATATGAAGCTGATGCGATGGCTATTGAAATTGTTACCAAAGCTGGGTATAACCCGTCTGGTCTTCGTACTTTTCTTGTTAATATGGATGCGATGAATGAAGGCAATGAAACCGGTGGCTGGTTTAAAACACATCCTAAAGCTAAAGATCGTATCAATAGAATAGATAAAAAATTAGCCGGTAAAAGTATTTCTAATCCCGTATATTCAATACGCACTGAACGTTTTGTGCGTGAAAAAGAAAAAATGAATTAA